A segment of the Pedobacter faecalis genome:
TAACAGTAAGGGTGCAAATGGATACCACCTCACATGATAATGAATATGTAAAGGGCTGGCGCGAAGATGCAGCCAAATGGAATAAATATGCTCCCGCATTTCCTACCTTTCTGTTTTATACTGTTGATGGCACTTATTCTGGCAGGGAAGGTGGATTTCACGCCCCCGGTGAATTTTTGACAATGCTAAAAAAGGTTATAAACCCAAAGAACAGTTACCTCGATCAGATTTCGGCCTTTAATAAAGGAGAACTTAGTCGACAGCAATTATTAAAGTTGGCTTACCTGGCCAAAGACAATAAGGAAGACAGCATTGCTGACCAAGTAGCAAAAGTATACAAAGAAAAATATGTTGACCCGTTATCGGTAGATTCTTTATTGAATAAGGAGGCTGATCGGTTCCATGCTACATTTATAAAACTCTTTAGTTTTAAGGATAAGATCATCCAATATATTTATAGCCATCAGGACAGTACAGACAAGAAGTTTGAACGCTGGCCTAAGTATTCCAAAAATTTAACTGATTTTGTGATCAGCCGTGATTATATATACAGTAAGAAATCCGAATCATCCTATCCTCAATGGGAAAAAATGAGAAAAGCGATAGCCAGAGATTTTGATAACAAAGTCGCAGAGCGTCTTATTCTGAATGCCAAAATATCATCATCATATGGCAAAAAGGATTATCCACAGGCAGTAAGATTGGAACTTTATAAAATAGACAAATATGGCCTTGATACATCTGCTATGGGGAGAGTACATGCCAACAATCTCATCTATGATGTCGCATTCAAATATGTCGATGATAAAGAGATTTTGGAAAAAGCCCTTTCTATAATGAGACGTGTTATTGAACATGAGAATGGTGAAAGCCACGGTCATTTAGATACCTATGCATGCATCCTCTATAAACTTGGAGAAAAAAAGG
Coding sequences within it:
- a CDS encoding thioredoxin family protein, which produces MKKIVIAPCLLLCLLFPVFVHAQKDSGTIFSKAKNWQQVLEEAKEANKPIFLDLYTTWCAPCARIEKEVFPDPQVASFMNVNFITVRVQMDTTSHDNEYVKGWREDAAKWNKYAPAFPTFLFYTVDGTYSGREGGFHAPGEFLTMLKKVINPKNSYLDQISAFNKGELSRQQLLKLAYLAKDNKEDSIADQVAKVYKEKYVDPLSVDSLLNKEADRFHATFIKLFSFKDKIIQYIYSHQDSTDKKFERWPKYSKNLTDFVISRDYIYSKKSESSYPQWEKMRKAIARDFDNKVAERLILNAKISSSYGKKDYPQAVRLELYKIDKYGLDTSAMGRVHANNLIYDVAFKYVDDKEILEKALSIMRRVIEHENGESHGHLDTYACILYKLGEKKEAIEMENKAIDIATKSNDTRNIPIYKEIISKMEKGVAIWKEVN